In Candidatus Defluviilinea proxima, a single genomic region encodes these proteins:
- a CDS encoding substrate-binding domain-containing protein: MSIGQLARPGTIGLLGSGLVNTVQNQLWQGAVKAAQEQGVRLVYYPAISLSSIPPFDPQSKVLFDLVDARYVDGLLVWYAGIAEGIGIDRGESVLERYKDIPLVTIGGGFKNYPNLSIDNYRGVYSAVEHLIKVHNYQNIAIVRGPIGHPDADERYRAYADALQAYSIPINPEYVAQSLFELTTAYEMTEKVIAQWFDDSHLKIDAIVASSDYIAFGVIKAIESRGLHVPEDIAVVGFDGVDDAQANIPSITTVYQSFYELGRQGVEMLLNLLGGQNLPAQSIMSAPLLVGESCGCIAKSLSLSNTELESHPKSDRSDSNIPEGGVPVTLTVVAQDLKIPLSELENLSKLFKSDLTSKTSNQFLSALRQSLIQTQSTHFDAIAWQNAISVLRQQELSNGDIGWLGETLFNQARVLVTEIHQRVFIRQQLKIKRQVEKLMQTSETLITSFGEQLFVDTLYERLPELGFPSFYLSLYDDPDQPAMWSHILLAYDNGKRLDLPPDKLQFPTGRLFPECVHPAHSVAPIVVEPLYFRNERQGLLVLEVGPMEGVIYENLRAQISSALQGSRLTQQVLTRTHQLESANKELEAFSYSISHDLRAPLRAIDGFSRMLMDDHASVLPTEVVRLLGIIRNNTHQMGRLIDDLLTFSRLSRQPVNKQVVNTVDLVKQVMETLQIDAEKRKVEIKIEELPICQGDPILLKQVWMNLVSNAVKFTRERDIAQIQIGCIQENGEQVFFVKDNGAGFDMRYANKLFGVFQRLHHSDKFEGTGVGLAIVQRIILRHEGRIWVEAEPNVGATFFFTIQAVP; encoded by the coding sequence ATGAGCATAGGTCAACTTGCCAGGCCTGGCACCATAGGCTTGTTGGGGAGTGGTCTAGTAAATACAGTACAGAACCAGCTATGGCAGGGTGCCGTAAAAGCCGCCCAGGAACAAGGAGTACGCTTGGTATATTACCCGGCGATCAGCCTCAGTTCCATTCCACCGTTTGATCCTCAATCTAAAGTTCTATTCGATCTGGTAGATGCCAGATATGTTGATGGGCTACTTGTCTGGTATGCCGGGATCGCAGAAGGCATAGGCATAGACCGGGGCGAGTCTGTTCTAGAACGCTATAAAGACATACCGCTTGTGACGATTGGCGGGGGATTCAAAAATTATCCCAACCTTTCGATCGATAACTATCGAGGGGTGTATTCAGCAGTTGAGCACCTGATTAAAGTACACAACTACCAAAATATCGCCATCGTTCGTGGACCAATAGGTCACCCAGATGCCGATGAGCGCTATCGCGCCTATGCTGATGCGTTACAGGCTTACAGCATTCCGATAAATCCAGAGTATGTAGCCCAGTCATTGTTTGAGTTGACAACTGCCTATGAAATGACAGAAAAGGTGATCGCTCAATGGTTTGATGATTCGCATCTCAAAATCGACGCCATCGTTGCATCTTCAGACTACATAGCATTCGGGGTGATCAAAGCTATCGAATCACGTGGTCTACATGTACCCGAAGACATTGCAGTAGTGGGCTTTGACGGTGTCGACGATGCGCAGGCAAACATCCCATCCATTACAACTGTCTATCAGTCATTCTATGAATTGGGTCGCCAGGGCGTGGAAATGCTCCTGAACTTATTGGGCGGACAAAACTTACCCGCCCAATCGATTATGTCCGCACCACTTCTTGTAGGAGAGTCGTGTGGCTGTATTGCAAAATCGCTATCACTATCTAATACCGAATTGGAGTCCCATCCAAAATCCGACAGAAGCGATTCAAACATTCCAGAAGGAGGCGTCCCGGTCACCTTGACTGTTGTTGCGCAAGATTTAAAAATTCCTCTTTCAGAGTTGGAAAATCTGTCAAAACTCTTCAAGAGTGACCTTACATCAAAAACATCAAATCAATTTCTTTCTGCGTTGAGGCAATCTCTTATCCAAACACAGAGTACGCACTTTGATGCAATTGCCTGGCAAAACGCCATCTCTGTATTGCGACAACAGGAACTATCAAACGGTGATATTGGATGGCTGGGAGAGACTCTATTCAATCAGGCACGTGTGCTGGTGACGGAGATCCATCAACGGGTATTCATTCGACAGCAACTTAAGATCAAGCGGCAAGTAGAAAAACTAATGCAAACATCAGAGACATTGATCACATCCTTTGGAGAGCAACTATTCGTAGACACCCTATATGAACGGTTACCCGAGCTTGGCTTTCCAAGTTTTTATCTGTCTTTATATGATGATCCAGATCAACCAGCCATGTGGTCCCATATACTCCTTGCGTACGATAACGGCAAGCGCTTGGATTTACCGCCAGACAAGTTGCAATTCCCAACAGGTCGATTATTTCCCGAGTGCGTGCATCCCGCTCATTCTGTAGCTCCCATTGTTGTGGAACCGCTCTATTTTAGAAACGAGAGACAAGGGCTCTTAGTGCTTGAAGTTGGTCCCATGGAAGGTGTGATCTACGAAAACTTGCGCGCACAAATCAGCAGTGCTCTGCAAGGATCACGACTCACCCAACAGGTATTAACACGAACACATCAATTGGAATCAGCCAACAAAGAGTTGGAAGCGTTCTCCTATTCTATTTCGCACGACTTGCGAGCACCTCTACGGGCAATTGACGGTTTCTCTCGAATGTTGATGGATGACCACGCATCGGTTCTTCCGACGGAAGTAGTGCGTTTGCTGGGGATTATTCGAAACAATACGCATCAAATGGGTCGCTTGATCGATGATTTGTTGACATTCTCCAGGCTGAGTCGTCAACCGGTCAACAAGCAGGTTGTTAACACGGTTGACTTGGTCAAGCAGGTAATGGAAACGCTACAAATCGATGCAGAAAAACGAAAAGTGGAAATCAAGATCGAAGAACTTCCGATCTGTCAGGGTGACCCCATTCTGCTAAAACAGGTTTGGATGAACTTGGTATCCAATGCAGTCAAATTCACACGAGAACGAGATATAGCACAGATACAAATAGGCTGTATACAAGAGAATGGCGAGCAAGTATTTTTTGTAAAAGACAATGGCGCAGGTTTTGATATGCGATATGCAAATAAATTATTTGGTGTATTTCAACGCCTGCATCACAGTGACAAATTCGAAGGGACAGGGGTGGGACTGGCTATCGTGCAACGGATCATCCTCCGCCATGAAGGGCGGATATGGGTTGAGGCTGAACCGAATGTGGGAGCCACCTTCTTCTTTACAATCCAAGCTGTGCCTTAA
- a CDS encoding response regulator, giving the protein MEGVEILLVEDNANDEELTLYALKKNNITNQVQVVRDGAEALEYLFCTGAFANRQPNNHPKIILLDLKLPKVDGLEVLEQIKADVRTRTIPVVVLTSSREERDIVESYQLGVNSYIVKPVDFEQFVEAVRHMGLYWVLLNKTPTYKSS; this is encoded by the coding sequence ATGGAAGGCGTCGAAATTTTGCTTGTGGAAGATAACGCGAATGACGAGGAATTGACTCTCTATGCCTTAAAGAAAAACAATATCACCAATCAAGTTCAGGTGGTGCGTGATGGGGCAGAGGCATTGGAGTATTTATTTTGCACAGGTGCCTTTGCCAATCGTCAACCCAACAATCACCCCAAAATCATCTTACTTGATCTCAAACTCCCCAAAGTGGATGGGCTGGAGGTTCTGGAGCAAATCAAGGCAGATGTACGCACTCGGACCATTCCTGTTGTTGTTCTCACATCATCTCGGGAAGAACGTGATATAGTGGAAAGCTACCAACTGGGTGTCAATAGTTATATTGTTAAACCTGTTGACTTCGAACAATTTGTTGAGGCTGTACGACATATGGGTCTCTATTGGGTGTTACTTAATAAGACACCCACATATAAAAGTTCTTAA
- a CDS encoding PAS domain S-box protein, whose translation MPLPLRVLILEDSETDAELILYELRRAGYEPEWRRVDNETDYLRCLSNDLDVILADYSMPQFSALHALQLMKQQGMDMPIIVVTGTVGEEAVAECMHQGARDYLLKDRLGRLGSAVERVLQEKRLNDEKRQAVAALRENEEKYRSLFESSPEPIMLIGLDGTILDCNKAAEIIANNPRQEMIGKSFLNLGVLDKADEPIIIERFTKVIGGMLYDPFQIKVTRNDNKILWLEIHIALLKKDDAIYAIQVISRDITKQKQFEQEREKFIADLEAKNAELTQFTYTVSHDLKSPLVTINGYLGYIEQDAASGNMDRLKKDTQRIRDATNKMHTLLTELLGLSRIGRMINAPENVPFDDLVQDAMDIVHGQLEARHITVRSQPNLPIVNGDRQRLTQILQNLIDNAAKYMGDQTDPRIEIGQQGEEGDMPIFYVKDNGIGIDPEFHERIFGLFNKLDAQSDGTGIGLALVKRIIEIHGGRIWVESEAGKGSTFYFTLPRG comes from the coding sequence ATGCCGCTTCCCTTGCGGGTCTTGATACTTGAAGATTCTGAAACGGACGCCGAGCTGATTTTATATGAGTTGCGCCGTGCAGGATACGAACCCGAATGGCGTCGGGTAGACAATGAGACAGATTATCTACGTTGTCTATCGAACGATCTCGATGTCATTCTGGCGGATTATTCCATGCCGCAGTTTAGTGCACTGCATGCATTACAACTGATGAAACAACAAGGCATGGATATGCCAATTATTGTTGTCACAGGCACCGTTGGGGAAGAAGCGGTGGCAGAGTGCATGCATCAAGGGGCACGGGATTATTTGCTCAAAGATCGTTTGGGGCGTTTGGGTTCAGCAGTCGAGCGTGTTTTGCAAGAAAAGCGTTTGAATGATGAAAAAAGGCAGGCAGTAGCCGCATTGCGCGAGAACGAGGAGAAATACCGTAGTCTCTTCGAGTCATCACCAGAGCCGATCATGCTGATCGGATTGGATGGCACGATCTTGGACTGTAATAAGGCGGCTGAGATCATTGCCAATAACCCCAGGCAGGAAATGATCGGGAAATCATTTCTAAACCTTGGTGTGTTGGATAAGGCCGATGAGCCCATCATCATAGAAAGGTTTACAAAGGTCATAGGGGGGATGTTGTATGACCCATTTCAGATCAAGGTCACCCGAAATGACAATAAGATTCTGTGGCTCGAGATCCATATTGCATTACTAAAAAAGGATGATGCGATCTACGCAATCCAAGTGATCTCTCGTGACATCACGAAGCAAAAACAATTCGAGCAGGAACGTGAGAAATTCATCGCCGACCTTGAAGCCAAGAATGCTGAATTGACTCAATTCACCTACACCGTTTCTCACGATCTCAAATCCCCACTTGTCACCATCAATGGTTATCTTGGCTATATCGAACAGGACGCCGCATCCGGCAACATGGATCGTCTCAAAAAAGATACACAACGTATTCGAGACGCTACCAATAAAATGCACACGCTCCTCACCGAACTGCTGGGACTCTCACGCATCGGACGCATGATCAACGCGCCTGAAAATGTTCCATTTGATGATCTCGTGCAGGATGCCATGGATATTGTCCATGGGCAGTTGGAAGCACGACACATCACGGTTCGATCTCAGCCAAATCTGCCCATCGTCAATGGAGATCGTCAGCGTCTGACGCAGATTCTACAAAACCTGATCGATAACGCCGCCAAATATATGGGCGATCAAACTGACCCGCGCATTGAGATCGGTCAACAAGGCGAAGAAGGAGATATGCCGATCTTTTACGTCAAAGATAACGGCATCGGCATCGACCCAGAGTTTCACGAACGCATCTTCGGCCTCTTCAACAAGTTGGACGCTCAAAGCGACGGCACAGGCATTGGCCTTGCCCTCGTGAAGCGCATCATCGAAATCCATGGCGGCAGGATTTGGGTGGAGAGTGAAGCAGGCAAGGGTTCCACATTTTATTTCACTCTGCCGCGCGGATAA
- a CDS encoding sulfotransferase domain-containing protein, translating to MSLSQNIRRTIRPFGKTAQSILRWKRFSFHEAPPVFGNAKPKSGSHLLLQVLGGFSQIMPYRFVEADPVRTITAQGRRRTAEEILADLKNVPAGVIGWGYVEATPENASFLTGAGRVNYFIYRDPRDLLISQVFFATDMHEGHGMYEYYNSLPDLGERLKVAITGIEKDGLKMVSVHERYDGVFQWLEQKNVLCIRFEDMVNNRDVTLSAMLDEVEKTGYKIPMPREKALAILIETIQPKKSRTFRSGKTGGWKNHFTDEHKKLFKDVAGDLVVRLGYEKNNDW from the coding sequence ATGAGCCTCTCTCAAAATATCCGCCGCACAATTCGTCCCTTCGGGAAAACCGCTCAATCCATTTTACGATGGAAGCGGTTTTCTTTTCATGAAGCACCGCCTGTATTTGGTAATGCCAAACCCAAGAGCGGCTCTCATTTGTTGTTGCAGGTCCTTGGTGGTTTTTCACAGATCATGCCGTATCGCTTTGTGGAAGCTGACCCTGTTCGGACTATCACGGCACAAGGACGAAGGCGCACAGCGGAGGAAATCCTTGCGGACTTAAAGAACGTGCCTGCGGGTGTGATCGGCTGGGGATATGTGGAAGCCACGCCTGAGAACGCCTCTTTCTTAACCGGGGCTGGGCGCGTCAACTATTTCATTTATCGTGACCCAAGGGATTTGCTCATCTCACAAGTGTTCTTCGCCACCGATATGCACGAGGGACATGGAATGTACGAATACTACAACTCCCTGCCCGATCTTGGGGAACGGCTCAAGGTGGCGATCACCGGTATCGAAAAAGACGGCTTGAAGATGGTTTCCGTCCATGAAAGGTACGATGGCGTCTTTCAATGGCTCGAGCAAAAGAATGTGCTATGCATCCGCTTTGAGGATATGGTCAACAACCGCGATGTCACGTTGAGCGCCATGCTTGATGAAGTGGAAAAGACCGGCTACAAGATCCCCATGCCACGTGAAAAAGCATTGGCAATCTTGATCGAGACCATCCAACCGAAAAAGAGTCGCACCTTCCGCTCAGGGAAAACAGGCGGCTGGAAGAATCACTTCACGGATGAACATAAGAAATTGTTCAAAGATGTAGCGGGGGATTTGGTAGTGCGGCTTGGATACGAAAAGAACAACGACTGGTAA
- a CDS encoding N-acetylneuraminate synthase family protein, protein MTREIKFGNRMMGDGHPTYVIAEVGINHNGDLDIAKKIIDAAVHAGADAVKFQKRTPDVCTPLDQQKQMRETPWGYISYLDYRYKVEFNEEQYREIDRYCKEKKIDWMVSVWDEPSVDFMEKFDTPAYKVPSASLTDHNLLKHVRKTGKPIIISTGMSTMDQIKRGVEMVGKDDLVIMHCTSTYPCEPEELNLNMIGTLRKEFPNNPIGYSGHEVGLVPSAVAIALGATSIERHITLDRAMWGSDQAASVEPGGFEKLVKYIRVTEASLGDGVKKVYDSEKGSMKKLRRVVNE, encoded by the coding sequence ATGACACGTGAAATAAAATTTGGAAATCGAATGATGGGTGATGGTCATCCCACGTATGTGATCGCGGAAGTGGGCATCAACCATAATGGTGACCTTGATATTGCAAAGAAGATCATCGATGCGGCCGTGCATGCGGGGGCGGATGCGGTCAAGTTCCAGAAGCGTACGCCTGATGTTTGTACACCACTCGATCAGCAGAAACAAATGCGTGAGACGCCGTGGGGTTACATCTCGTATCTCGATTATCGCTACAAGGTTGAATTCAACGAAGAGCAATACCGCGAGATCGACCGCTATTGCAAAGAAAAGAAAATTGACTGGATGGTCTCGGTGTGGGATGAACCTTCGGTAGATTTTATGGAGAAGTTCGATACACCTGCCTATAAAGTTCCGTCCGCTTCGTTGACCGATCACAATTTGTTGAAGCACGTCCGCAAGACGGGCAAGCCCATCATCATTTCAACGGGTATGTCCACCATGGACCAGATCAAGCGCGGCGTGGAAATGGTTGGCAAGGATGACCTCGTCATCATGCACTGCACAAGCACGTATCCGTGCGAACCAGAAGAGTTGAACCTCAACATGATCGGAACACTCCGCAAGGAATTCCCGAACAACCCCATTGGGTATTCAGGCCATGAAGTAGGGCTTGTCCCTTCGGCAGTTGCCATCGCATTGGGCGCTACCTCCATTGAACGCCACATCACCCTCGACCGTGCCATGTGGGGCAGTGACCAGGCCGCCTCTGTGGAACCCGGCGGTTTTGAGAAACTTGTCAAATACATCCGTGTGACCGAAGCTTCTTTGGGCGACGGCGTGAAAAAAGTTTACGATTCTGAAAAAGGTTCGATGAAGAAATTGCGCAGGGTTGTGAACGAATAA
- a CDS encoding acylneuraminate cytidylyltransferase, whose protein sequence is MTNIIALIPARGGSKGIPRKNIRDFAGFPLIAWSIAAGLQANSVSRVIVSTDDEEIAAVAREHGAEAPFLRPAELAQDRTPDLPAFEHALKWLEDIEGYKPDIVIQLRPTSPIRPVGMIDEAVKILTDHSDADCVRGIVPAGQNPYKMWSFKGYDRPMKPLLEVEGIAEPYNAPRQILPPAYWQTGHIDVIRTKTITHKKSLTGDVVYPLVIDPRFTVDIDTPADWIKYETLVYQGGLDMVTPDNKRRRAMPRKIELVILDFDGVITDNHVWTDQDGREMVAAYRSDSPRIKELRQYGVDVMILSSEPNTVVAARAKKMGLEAIHGVGLQDKGRVMREVLEQKKIKAENVVYVGNDLNDLPCFEVAGWSVAVADAFPEVIRKADYVLSKPGGHGAVRELCEIILKKLQENK, encoded by the coding sequence ATGACTAATATCATCGCTCTTATCCCCGCACGCGGTGGCTCCAAGGGAATCCCGCGTAAGAACATCCGTGACTTTGCAGGTTTTCCACTGATCGCATGGAGCATAGCGGCAGGTCTGCAGGCCAATAGCGTTTCGCGTGTCATTGTTTCGACTGACGATGAAGAGATCGCGGCAGTTGCACGCGAGCACGGCGCAGAAGCTCCTTTCTTGCGCCCGGCGGAACTGGCACAAGACCGCACTCCTGACCTGCCTGCATTTGAGCATGCTTTGAAGTGGCTTGAAGACATCGAAGGCTACAAACCTGATATTGTGATTCAATTGCGTCCCACTTCACCCATTCGTCCGGTGGGAATGATCGATGAAGCGGTCAAAATATTAACAGATCATTCGGATGCTGATTGTGTGCGTGGCATCGTGCCGGCCGGTCAAAATCCGTATAAGATGTGGAGTTTCAAAGGCTATGACAGGCCGATGAAACCTTTGCTCGAAGTGGAAGGCATTGCCGAGCCCTATAATGCGCCACGTCAAATTCTTCCACCTGCTTATTGGCAAACGGGGCACATTGATGTGATCCGCACGAAGACCATTACACACAAAAAGTCGCTCACGGGTGATGTAGTGTATCCGTTGGTTATTGATCCGCGCTTCACAGTAGATATTGATACGCCTGCTGACTGGATCAAGTATGAAACGCTGGTCTATCAAGGCGGGCTGGATATGGTCACGCCCGATAACAAACGTCGCCGGGCCATGCCTCGCAAGATCGAGCTTGTCATCCTTGATTTTGATGGCGTCATCACCGACAACCATGTGTGGACCGACCAAGATGGCAGGGAGATGGTTGCGGCGTATCGTAGTGATAGCCCGCGCATTAAAGAGTTACGTCAGTATGGCGTTGATGTGATGATCCTCTCTTCGGAGCCGAACACTGTTGTAGCGGCGCGTGCGAAAAAGATGGGGCTGGAGGCAATTCATGGGGTGGGCTTGCAGGATAAAGGGCGTGTGATGCGCGAAGTCCTCGAGCAGAAAAAGATCAAAGCGGAGAACGTCGTTTACGTGGGTAATGACCTCAATGATCTGCCATGTTTCGAAGTCGCAGGCTGGTCTGTGGCTGTGGCAGATGCGTTCCCGGAGGTCATCCGCAAGGCGGATTATGTTTTGAGTAAACCCGGGGGGCACGGAGCAGTCCGTGAGCTGTGCGAAATTATTTTGAAAAAGTTACAGGAGAACAAATGA
- a CDS encoding SDR family oxidoreductase, which translates to MKIQEKFDLTGRVAVVTGGVGLLGVEFCKTLAEAGAAVAVVDLNASASQGTADTLTKSGYKALAVPTDITKPESVNAMVEKVLSEFGRLDILVNSAALDPKFDPDAMNKGITPGAFEDYPLEQWDAAMNVNLTGMFLVTQACVKPMIAQGKKGSVINICSTYGLNGPDQRIYVKEGKRVAFKPVYYTVSKAGVMGFTKYLSAYYAGTEIRVNALTPGGVFNNHEDYFVKNYSAKTILGRMAKKDEMNGALLYLASDASSYMTGNNVVVDGGWTAW; encoded by the coding sequence GTGAAGATACAGGAAAAGTTTGACCTAACCGGTCGTGTGGCCGTTGTAACAGGTGGAGTGGGCTTGCTCGGCGTGGAATTTTGCAAAACGTTGGCTGAGGCTGGCGCGGCGGTTGCCGTTGTGGACTTGAACGCTTCAGCTTCGCAAGGGACAGCGGATACGCTTACGAAAAGCGGATACAAAGCCTTGGCCGTTCCCACCGACATTACCAAGCCTGAATCGGTCAATGCGATGGTGGAAAAAGTGTTATCCGAATTTGGGCGGTTGGATATTCTCGTGAACAGTGCTGCACTCGACCCTAAGTTCGACCCCGATGCAATGAACAAAGGAATTACGCCCGGCGCGTTTGAAGATTATCCGCTTGAACAGTGGGACGCCGCGATGAACGTCAATTTGACCGGCATGTTCCTTGTGACGCAGGCATGTGTGAAGCCGATGATCGCACAAGGTAAAAAGGGGAGTGTTATCAATATCTGTTCCACATACGGACTCAATGGCCCCGATCAGCGTATCTACGTCAAGGAAGGGAAGCGCGTAGCGTTCAAGCCAGTGTATTACACCGTATCTAAAGCAGGCGTGATGGGATTCACCAAATACCTCTCCGCTTATTATGCAGGAACAGAAATCCGCGTGAATGCGTTGACTCCCGGCGGTGTATTCAATAACCACGAAGATTATTTTGTGAAGAATTATTCTGCCAAGACGATCTTGGGGCGCATGGCTAAAAAGGATGAAATGAATGGTGCGTTGCTATACCTCGCATCTGACGCGTCATCGTATATGACCGGTAACAATGTCGTTGTTGATGGAGGTTGGACAGCTTGGTGA
- a CDS encoding phospholipid carrier-dependent glycosyltransferase: protein MTRLNPRLISVIALGFLAILGTLLVLKATPEGLNLSDDSIAYVAGARSILAGDGYREAYLASNQPVTHFPPGFSLVLAFFGLFGLDPLRGARLVNALLFGLNAGLLGILVWRMTPSLMAGLVLAALFVTNSEMLQVHTAAMSEPLFISFSLFALWMFDIYFERPPARFGWQGSVKGRWWLVFCAVFTGMAYLTRYAGLALVAVFIAALFILYPFWRDRFGNTMIFLAGFLPFALAWTLRNKFVAENATNRTFAWHPITSENIEIGRRVFSEFLIPVETWRREMLKAGVVDWMIVIILGVVLAWTIFRSWKYISKPRQASVLERGGKESREVISFTTGLYIFAYLASIVASMMMFDAATKFKLRILSPVFVGLLILLVAFGIWMRNKQRVLVVIATITLLCFSIYKQSITVAQLSKGGLGYASFQWYDSEAMKYLRDLPDDIKIYTNEPAAVYLYTGRGAYVLPDRYDSATAQERPGFEEGVAKMHGEINDGKAVLAMFDNGGNVASNVKILTDNLYVAHKSQEDSIYTAVP, encoded by the coding sequence ATGACCCGTCTAAACCCCCGTCTCATTTCTGTTATTGCCCTCGGTTTTCTCGCTATACTAGGGACATTGCTCGTCCTCAAAGCGACTCCCGAAGGCTTGAATCTTTCTGATGATTCCATCGCATATGTGGCTGGTGCGCGTAGTATCCTTGCAGGGGACGGCTATCGCGAGGCGTATTTAGCCAGTAACCAGCCTGTCACACATTTCCCCCCCGGTTTCTCACTTGTCCTGGCGTTCTTTGGCCTTTTCGGCCTCGACCCATTACGTGGCGCACGCCTCGTCAATGCGTTGTTGTTTGGATTAAATGCCGGCTTGCTGGGGATTCTTGTCTGGCGTATGACGCCCTCTTTGATGGCTGGTCTTGTGCTGGCGGCATTGTTTGTCACGAATAGCGAGATGCTACAAGTCCATACCGCTGCAATGAGCGAACCGCTGTTCATATCCTTTTCCCTATTTGCCTTATGGATGTTTGATATTTACTTTGAACGTCCTCCTGCCCGCTTTGGATGGCAGGGCAGTGTGAAAGGGCGTTGGTGGTTGGTATTTTGCGCGGTTTTTACTGGGATGGCATATCTCACCCGTTATGCAGGTCTTGCTTTAGTTGCCGTGTTTATTGCCGCCTTGTTTATTTTGTATCCCTTCTGGCGCGATCGCTTCGGAAATACGATGATCTTCCTCGCGGGCTTTCTTCCGTTTGCGCTTGCGTGGACCTTGCGCAACAAGTTTGTTGCAGAGAATGCCACGAACCGTACCTTTGCATGGCATCCGATTACATCCGAGAACATCGAGATTGGCAGACGAGTTTTCTCCGAGTTTCTTATCCCGGTTGAGACATGGCGCAGGGAAATGCTCAAGGCGGGTGTCGTTGATTGGATGATCGTCATTATCCTTGGTGTTGTGTTGGCCTGGACCATCTTCCGGTCGTGGAAATATATTTCGAAGCCGAGGCAGGCTTCGGTGTTGGAAAGAGGCGGGAAAGAGTCGCGTGAGGTGATCTCGTTCACGACCGGCTTGTACATCTTTGCATATCTTGCATCCATCGTCGCATCCATGATGATGTTTGATGCGGCGACAAAATTCAAATTAAGAATTCTCTCCCCCGTATTCGTTGGGTTGTTGATCTTACTGGTGGCATTCGGTATTTGGATGCGGAACAAACAACGTGTACTTGTGGTTATTGCAACGATCACACTGCTTTGTTTTTCAATTTACAAACAATCCATCACGGTGGCGCAATTATCGAAGGGTGGGCTTGGGTACGCATCTTTCCAGTGGTACGATTCAGAAGCCATGAAATATTTGCGCGATCTGCCAGACGATATAAAGATCTATACCAACGAACCTGCCGCTGTATATCTGTATACTGGACGTGGTGCGTATGTGTTGCCCGATCGTTACGACTCGGCCACAGCGCAGGAACGCCCCGGTTTCGAAGAGGGCGTGGCGAAAATGCACGGAGAGATCAACGATGGTAAGGCTGTTCTCGCGATGTTTGATAATGGTGGCAATGTCGCGAGCAATGTGAAGATACTGACAGATAATTTATATGTGGCACACAAATCTCAAGAAGATTCAATTTATACTGCGGTGCCATAG